TTGCTTATGAGGAAAAAAACCACCTTTTTTTCTAGTTCTAAAACAACAGTGAATTGATACCTGTAAACAAAACAAtggtcaattattatttaatcataccATACTAACATCCAAAGTTAATGTCTACCTTTTGACCCACAATGTTTCTTGATACACAAAGCCTATAAGGAGTATTTTCGGTAATAGCAAAAGCAACCCCCCGCCCCccagaaaatctagccaacCCAGAAACACAAAACTAAATGTCAGTAGTGAAGAATTTcatgtttctatttttctatGTGGTAACAAGTTAACAACTCACTTTGCTTGGAATTAAAGTACCATTTGACCCTCAACCTCAAGtgattccaaattttaatttgtaggaATGCAAGAGACATTAATACTGAGAAATAACTGACAAAAGATTATTTATTCATATCTCATATGTCATTCTActcaattaatattaaaatatcataattttgaCAAATATGGGAAAATTTGCAACTTCCCATTTCCCCAACAATGATAAAATCCAGTACATGACAATCAATTAGTCTTTTAGTTGTAAAAACAGTAGCCATCAACCCAACACAATACCAAAATGTAACAACAAGAAACATAAGTTAACACAGCAAATGACCAACAAAACTCACACATCAAATGCCAAGGAACATTAATCTTGAAGatgaacaacaaaacaaaatcacaaaaacaGGCATTGGTCAGGTAGTGAAGGGATAAAAAAACCTAGTCTTGAACTCGCACAGTCGCACTCAAACTTTACCATCGCACACTCGTACTTGAACTTCACCGTCGTGATCTCGCGGAGGATTCCTTCATCGCCACACCTCACCGTCATACTCTGACATCGAACATGTCGCAAGGAGGAAGAAActacaaagaaaatgaaataaccATTAAGTAACCGCAAAACGAACCCACGTATGAGGAAGACAAAAAATGAAGCGCAAACGAAACGATGTCATTTTGGGTTTTTCGCAAACCCATAGACTCAGCCCAGACTTGCGAGTCTACCTTAACTCTCCCGAGTCTACGCAAACTCGACCGAATCCACTTGATTTCGATTATGCTCCTGTTTTAATTCGTTGAGGCTTCATGGAATTGTAGAATCGTGTGATTCTATGATTTAAAACGCGATTTTGATAACCATGGTGTAAAGTAaggatttttttcttcattcttatgagtgactAATTTACAAGAAGCAAGCAAATGCCTTTAAACTCAAAAACAGGAGTCCTAAATAaagtttttaacaaatattataaaatttggtaaaaaaaaaacaaatgctcATAAAAAAGTAAGttttctcataaattaaaattaatttatacaaattattttaacttatacaaaaaatagttagattcaatttatcttattttccttttctataaatatttattaaaaaagttatcCAAATAAGACCAATATGGAAGTAAAGTATCCTTATACGAATGCACTTATACAGAAATAATAACACAAGCAAGACTATACTGTGCATcgatgaaaaaagaaaacaagtgttGACATAAATGCACCTAACTTCTTCTACAAAGCTATCTGAATGTCAAAAAAGAAAGTCATTGCTTAAAAGAACTTGCTCGAGTCttcttgaatttaaatttaatgcaaGCTCAAAACATTTGCATTTCGAAAAGCATAAATCTACAACTTTTACTTCTCAACAAGCACTATATGTTGGAGTTTCCTTTAATTCTCAACAGCTCCCTTTAATTCCTTCGTAGAAACTTGTGGAATAATTCATCAATCTTCTTGTTATTACACTTCAACAACATAGTACTAGTATATGACAAGCGAAAATTTCATATCACCGAAACCGCTCACACTCCGCTCATTGGTAATTGCTACCATAGGAGTCTAATCCAATTAATTGGCATGTCCGGAATTTGACTCctcaattttgaattaaaaaacttCATTGGAAAATGCTAGTTATAATCTCATTAAAGGATTCttgaaaaatcatttgaaatcCTTTGCTGTCAATAACAAGGTACCTCATTCCTTTTTATTTCCTAACGACCTTTTATTCTTTGTTCCTCCTCGAATATTTAGTTACACTTATTTAATTCACAATCTTACTCCCGATCTTGATAAATTATCCATTAGTGCtgtaaaatgtttttcttaGTCTCTCTCGAGTTCAAAAAGgatattagtattattttccTTCCACACACCATATCCATGTCTACAGATTAAAGTAAATCCTAATTCTAAGCAGCAGCATCTGCAGCAGTAAATGACTTACAGTAGCCGCAGTAGTAATAGCTTAATTACAGTAGCTACTACGGTataacttttgatttttggtgGGAGGTAGAACTTAATAACTTAATTACATCAACATATTTGCCGGCTACCTTTTCAATTTCAGGCTAACTCTGTTTTTTACCTGAAATATCTACTTCAATACTTTACTTGCCATTCCCACTAACTTTTATCTTGTCTTGGACCGAGTTTCACAACACCAACGTGCTTTTGACTATCTCATTTGTTGGAAACATTTTTAACTGCAACAAGTTGTGAAAAACATTTCATCTGATTGTCAGCAATTCAATTCAGCACTAGATAGAAATACACATATTTCCTATGGTTAAGGGGGTAGCTTACATTCCAACAGAATTTTTTGAGATAGTAAAATCTGAAACATTctgattaaacaaaaaaaaatcaattttgaaaacaTGAATTATAGCTCTCCATGTGACAGCTAAACATTCTTATTCCAAACCTAGAGGTGTGGCTAAGTTGGCAATTAGAGCTACATGTCAACAAACTTTGGCTACAATGTAGGGATTCAAATCTCAAAAGGAAATGTAGACATCACTTGGGAGATCCAAAACACAAGCAAAACAActcaacaaacaaacacaagttCACTTTTCAACTTTCTCCAATTACACTAAACAACCGAAGATAATAACCTAACTTTGATTGTAAAACACATGGCAGAATGCCAtaccaaatcttgtggattttttcttccattcaaaaattttatataattatttaaaccacaagagtaataaaaaaaaaatcaaatgagaaTGTCAAGTCAAGTGTGACAAATccccttaattttttatcaaaaaaaaaaactactttacaacaaacaattaaaatgaGTGAATAGgtaatttagtccctgagattgtactCATTTTACATATTAGTCTCTAAcctaatattaaattcaaaatagtctctatctttgcataagtgttgcaaaatagtccttctgttaaattttaaagtaacgccgCCGTTAGTGAAGTCTATTTTAGTGCCACGTGAACTATCTaacgtggcactaaaggatgatGTGGCATGACACGTGGATGTGTCTCTTAAAAGatgtcacgtcatttgatgataacaaaacgagtaaatacacaatttagtccctgactttgtacccctgttgcatgttagtgaggtcaattttagtgtcacgtcatttgatgatgatagaatgagtgacttcttcaaatttgatggttctgaaccaattgaggcatatatacgaaaaagaactcacacacacttgcacaaataaaaaaaaccaaaaatccaCACAACCTTTGCAATGCATGGACACTTTAAGCATGATTTCTGGCATtttttaagttagggactattttgtaacacttatgcaaaagatagggactattttaaatttttcattaagttagaaACTAATATGCAACAAGGGTACAAAGTCAgagactaaattgcctatttacttgttttgttatcatcaaatgacttGACATCCTTTAGGAGGCATGTTCACTTGTCATGCCACATCATCATTTAGTGTCACGTTAAATAGTCCacgtgacactaaaattgaTCTCACTAACAgcgttattttaaaatttaacggaaggactattttgcaacactcaTACAAAAATAAggactattttaaatttaacattaagttaggaactaatatgcaaaatgaatACAATCTCAGAGACTAAATTGTCTATTCactccaattaaaattttacagcACAGATTCCAAACGAATAAGATCACATAATACCTTCAATTCCCGCAGCAACCTTGACATCTATCTGATCCACTACTTTCAATTGCACAACATCAAAGAAACGATAGTACACATAATCAGCCTTTGCTTCACCTGACGGTTGCGGATTCCCAACGTCCTTAGAAATGCAAACAACATTGCATTTCCCTACAATAGCTTCCTGGTGCAAACAACAAGCAAAACATTCAAAACGACACAAAAATAtccaacaatattaaaaaaaaatggacaaaAACACTCGAACAAACAGAAAAACGTCCAACACTCAAAACAACCGAAAAATGTCCAACGCTCAAAACGACAGAAAAAAGACCAACACATCTAATGGAGAGAAAACAAGCTCAGAATCCAAAACTTACCAAGACGACAGAAACAGGTTCAGTATTCGCGAAGTAAATACTCAAAacgacataaaaaaaaacagccAAAGAAATACTCAAACGACAGAAAATGGCAAACACTTAAAAACGCCAGAAAACAGGTTCAAAATCCGAAACTTACCAAAGCATCGGAAGCAAACACTCAAAACGACAGAAAAATAGCCAATAATACTCAAAACGACAGAGCAGAGATTCAGAATCCAAAACATACCAAAGGATTGACATTGGCAAAGCCCTTGGCGCCGTCGCCGCCGCACGCGAGGAACAACTCGTTCGGCTTCACTTCGATCCCAACCAAGTACTTGCAGATCTCGGCGGGGCGGAAGAACCACTGCACCTTCACCTTCCTGGACTTGTCGCGGGTCTCCCAGATCTTGATCAGCCTCCCGATGTGGGGCTCGCCACCGCCGATCCCGCTCTGGAGGCATACGGTGTCGTTTATGGCGTACTCGGCACCGTCGAAGGAGAATGACTCGTAGAACTGCACGTCCTTCTTTTTGCCTCCCATGCCTCGCTTCTTCCCCCAGGCGAAAGGGGACTCGAAGTCGAGACCGGATTCGGGATTGGAGTCGACAGCCATTGGTTCCGCCATGGGAGGGGTGGATAGAGGGAAGAGAGGAATTGCTGCACGGTTTGGAGAGAGCAGATAgcagttgtgtgtgtgtgagtaaTACAGGGATGACAACGGGACTCGTGTGGCTCCATGGGTGTTCAATGGTACGGTAATTTATGAATTCCAATGCACCTAAAtccattcaaataattaattggtttggttatttatatatttaagtcaGAATTTAATTAACCTGATTAAAATCATTTATGTATAAGTTTAGTAAtgagtttaaatttataaatttgatcaaaattaaactaattaaaaattttaaaattatttgatttggctttaaaatatttttatattgggaTTCCAAATATTAGAATTACAAGGGTTGGGACAACGATAAGTATTGAGATTActaatatttatattgttttgagatacattgttatttgttttatctttttttatatttattttttatattatagttataatattaatagatcatattttattcatttgtttcAACAAATCTGATTGTAGAAAAGTTTATTGCAAGAGAATAGTTTGTAGGACATGGTTATGATTTAGACTATTTAATaaatctcattaaaaaaatattttattttaatttgtattagtttATGTTAGAATATTATTGTGAtagtattaaataaatcaattttactattttctgACCTTTgataatattgtattaattgTATTGTATATTGGGATGAATCATGGTATATAATAGTAGttctaagaagaagaaaaaagatcaaatttaaatggATAACTTATTGGTGTGAATCAAACCAAGCCATTCATGAATGGGTTGGGTTGGGTTTCAAAAAAAAGTGtgaaaaccaaaccaaatcgatcaaatttgattgggtTGGGTCCTGAATTTGGTCAAAATCTGTCTGAACCCACGAACACCCCTACTCTCTCCTTTATGTATCTCCAAAAGATGAGGATGGGTTCAGATACAAAAGAAAcgagtttaaaattttaatatccaTTCCTATGTAATTTTATTAGGATTGAGTATACTTGCATATCATTCACTTTTCcttttatatttgtaaataaaatatatattaaatttttaattatattttaattcaacaatatataaatttaatgacaaagaaattaaagattaaaaaattaagaattcaattatatttttagttaaatgtatatttttaagtttgttatttaactattaagttaattattttatattttaaaaaattatgactaTAAAacctttaatatatattatgtgtatatatgttatgacaaaaaaattataagaatgtaaTGATGGTGGGTACAAGTACGTGTACAAATATAATTTGGTATTCATCCCCGATTAGTAATACTTGTACCATACCCAATCAAAGTGAGTATTTCCCGTCAAAGTCAAAGCAGGTCTGAGGCAATACCCGCAGCTATGAGATTATTTGTCATGCCTATGTGTGATTCGTGCATTAGTGATAGTGTGGCCAACCGTGTTAGAACTGGACGATCCATCATTGGACCATCCATTATCCCTTAGTTTTGATGAACacaaagatataaatttgtGATGACTAATGAGTTACTTATAAGTGGACAGGACGTATGATTCAAACAAATATGGTAAGACTTCTCTTATCCTAAATAGTCATGATTATCGTCCACTATCCTTTACTGGAATCTGCCTTGTATTTAGTCATGGTCGATATCCATTTGTTAATTATGCTTAAAAAAGAATCAGATTATTACTTTAAGTGTGATCAAATTATTCTATTGTTATAAATATCCGTCTATATGAGGAATATTATACATCATAATATTACCTTTCCTTTTATAAATCACTAACATTTGAAATCATAATATGTAGGATagttttaaaaacaattgaTCCGCAATTAGTCTCATTGAGGAGAACATATCACACTTGTCATAAATTGCACCAAGTCCATCTGTCCCCAGGTGGCACCAGAAGAATTAGATCAACAATGACCAAAAATTAAATGGACAAGATTCCACAATGTACTGATCATCCTCCTCTTTTAAAAGGCACATAAAAACATCGCTCAAGATTGATGAATAACATTCATACATTGAAGAAAAAGTAGGaaaaaatcaagagaaataCTACTGTGAGAAAAATAGTACTCATAGAGTCTATCCTTTGCTTAGCAAAGTTCTTGTACTGAGTTTTACTTTATTGTACATGCACTTTTTGAGTGTTAGAATCAATGATTCTTCAAACTAATTGTTTGAGAAAGTTAGGAGTGACTTAGTGACAAAATAATACTTGAGTGTTCTTAGATTCAGGTGGAGTCTAAGGGTTGTGTTAGCCTGGAGAATATTTGTAAAGTCAGGAGTGACAGGTCAAAATACTTGTTGTAATCAATCATTGATTAGTAAAACCCTTTACTATTTTGTTAAGGACAATTGAATGTAGCTCAGGTTAAGTGAAGCAATGTAAACCAAGTGTTTATCATCATCTTTTTAAATGTGTTAAAATGATGAATATTTATAGGCAAAATTTGTGTAAATCGTTAAGGGTCATtcccaaaagatgtaactcttcaaaacacACATTTTTGtgcaatttcaaatttatgataatcgattacatgatgtggtaatcaattacatggaTTCCGGAActtgaaaaacaattttaacaCTTTTAAAAGAAACCTAAAGActtgatttaaattaatcaaatggCCAAATATACTTATTGGAAAAACCTTTTAACAATTTAACCTAAGTCTTGAATATTCTAATTGCTTGGCTTGTTCGTGTTCAAGatttttcatgttattttattttcgcCTTTCTGCCATTTgttttttggcatcatcaaaacctacaacATTACATAACCAGATTATTGTCCCCTGCATGCCAACATAGAGACCCACCCCTAGTAGCACCTCAGGTATCAAATCAATCCACCATGTTATGTCCTCGAATTACCAGACACAGCAAGGGCCATATTACATGCCAATATGACAAAAAAAGTTGTGAATTGCTAATGTAGATACTTGATGTTGCATTCCACTATTGGAAGGGATAATGAAAGTACTTGGACATTGTCAACAACCATAACTAAGTAGTGAAATGAATTTGTTGCAATAGAAAGTCTATATCAAATATTCCAACATTAAACAGGCATTTATTGTGCATATGTCAGGTACACCAAATGAGTGCAACATAAAGAACTTTCCATCTTTTAATGTGTTCCTTGCACTAGCACATTCAGAGTTTGAAGAAAGTGGGCCCTGGGGTTATTATGCATAATTGTAGATGAATTTAGCCACCCAAAACATCTCTTCAATACATGGTCAATGTCCCTACACAACAATAACACATGTGTAATGGATTCCTTTTGTTCATTACAAAAGGAGCATGTATATACACTTAATTGAATATTCTTTTTCTTGAGGTTGTCTCCAAACAAAATCTTGTTGAGCATGATTCTGCAAATTAGATGTACAACATTTGGTGGAATAACCAAGGCTTATATATGTTGAAAGATTTCATCAACTTGAGTTTGAATCATCACATTGTGTAGGGCACCGTAGGCCGATCTAATGGTGAAGCATCCTGATGGTTCCAATTTTAGAGCAACTTAAACCATCTTCACCTCCACACCAAGTTCCATTTCCACTCGTCCCCCTCCAAAAAGCCTACCTCCCCAATGACCTTATCTTGTTGATTTAAGTTAGCAAACAACCTAGGGTATGAATATGCCAAGGTCTCTTCCCAAATCCACCTATCATGCCAAAAAGACATCTTACCACAATTCCTAACTTTCCACACCATGCAACTATCAAACCATTTCTCTTCATTATGATCACCACAGACTTTAGTCAAATCTCTCCACCACATTAAAGCCTTCCTATCAACACCCTCACTTATAAACCCCCTCCACCCTCCATATTTCGACTGCACAACCTCTCTCCACAAGCTAGCCTTCTCATGGAAAATAATCCACCTCTATTTAGCTAGAAGGGAATCATTAAATGAAGATATGTCCTTCACACCAAGTCCCCTCCTCTAAGACAACAAATCTTTTTCCCATCTTACTCatgctattttatttttcccttcCTCGCAATCCTACAAAAAATCTCTTTGTAATTTCCTAGCCTTTTTTACCACACCTTGGGgaattttgtaaaaagataaataaaatagtgaaagggaaaataacacataatttattaaacatACTCTCCACACCAAAGACACAAGTTAGTGTTTCCATCTTGCCagccttttctttattttcctcACTACAAGATCCCATGTCTCCTTCCTCCTAGGATTAGCCACCACAGGAAGTCCAAGATATGTAAATGGCAAAGACATTAACTTGTAATTCAAACGGTTAGCAAAAAAACCCAAAAGTCCACCCCAACTGCCCCTAATGAACTT
The genomic region above belongs to Glycine max cultivar Williams 82 chromosome 14, Glycine_max_v4.0, whole genome shotgun sequence and contains:
- the LOC100803692 gene encoding protein ANTI-SILENCING 1, which produces MAEPMAVDSNPESGLDFESPFAWGKKRGMGGKKKDVQFYESFSFDGAEYAINDTVCLQSGIGGGEPHIGRLIKIWETRDKSRKVKVQWFFRPAEICKYLVGIEVKPNELFLACGGDGAKGFANVNPLEAIVGKCNVVCISKDVGNPQPSGEAKADYVYYRFFDVVQLKVVDQIDVKVAAGIEVKNVSNK